One stretch of Streptomyces sp. R21 DNA includes these proteins:
- a CDS encoding transposase — protein sequence MLGKAAFTIDWDNEQAICPHGAPSGSWTKLKNKDHTYLQARFAEAGCRACPDRAQCTASANGPRSIAVLRRAPHEI from the coding sequence GTGCTCGGCAAGGCGGCCTTCACCATCGACTGGGACAACGAGCAGGCGATCTGCCCGCACGGGGCCCCCAGCGGGTCCTGGACCAAGCTGAAGAACAAGGACCACACCTATCTGCAAGCCCGGTTCGCCGAAGCAGGCTGCCGAGCCTGCCCAGACCGCGCCCAGTGCACCGCGTCAGCCAACGGCCCCCGCTCGATCGCCGTGCTGCGCCGAGCGCCGCACGAGATCTAG